One genomic segment of Vibrio quintilis includes these proteins:
- a CDS encoding phage minor tail protein L has protein sequence MNYTETVQKTSLPAIVEMFSVTTSTGTLRFVTGPRDGKPVVHAGKTYTPLPIDVSGFGFNTTGSIPRPTMRISNIDSALIPVIAETDDLIGARVVRQRIFATNLDGEPDEDPGQTFPPDIYVVNRKSVQTRASIEWELVAAIDQEGVKLPRRQVIRDYCQSIYRIYDAEQAAFDYSAATCPYTGVVCFNAQGKSAGADSDACGKTLADCKKRFGEHGILPFDGFPGVARVRKS, from the coding sequence ATGAACTACACAGAAACGGTTCAGAAAACGTCTTTACCGGCGATTGTCGAGATGTTTTCTGTCACAACCTCAACAGGCACGCTCCGTTTTGTCACGGGGCCCCGCGATGGCAAGCCGGTTGTCCATGCGGGTAAAACTTATACGCCATTGCCGATTGACGTGTCCGGCTTCGGCTTTAATACCACAGGCTCAATTCCGCGCCCGACCATGCGGATCAGCAATATCGACAGTGCGCTGATTCCGGTGATTGCTGAAACGGATGACCTGATCGGTGCGCGGGTGGTTCGCCAGCGGATTTTTGCCACCAATCTCGACGGAGAACCGGATGAAGATCCGGGACAGACCTTTCCGCCGGATATTTATGTGGTGAACCGCAAGTCCGTTCAGACCCGCGCATCGATTGAATGGGAGCTGGTGGCGGCGATTGATCAGGAAGGCGTCAAACTGCCGCGCAGGCAGGTGATCCGCGATTACTGCCAGAGTATTTACCGGATTTATGATGCTGAGCAGGCAGCGTTTGATTACAGCGCGGCGACCTGTCCGTATACCGGTGTGGTTTGCTTTAATGCTCAGGGAAAAAGCGCCGGTGCGGATTCAGATGCGTGCGGCAAAACCCTGGCGGACTGCAAAAAA
- a CDS encoding phage tail protein produces MRETFPDLCPDYNSGASISHDVVSVSFGDGYEQKMPKGINHTQLSYSLSWSGLTQSERDTIVAFLMKHGGVTPFHWTPWDGPEQLWTCEKYTVSPKPASYYDISATFTKSYSL; encoded by the coding sequence ATGAGAGAAACCTTTCCCGATCTTTGTCCGGATTATAACTCCGGTGCATCGATTTCTCATGACGTTGTTTCCGTCTCTTTCGGAGATGGTTATGAACAGAAAATGCCTAAAGGCATCAATCATACGCAGCTGAGTTACTCGTTAAGCTGGTCCGGGCTGACACAAAGTGAACGGGACACCATCGTCGCTTTTCTGATGAAACACGGCGGTGTGACGCCATTTCACTGGACGCCGTGGGATGGTCCGGAGCAGTTATGGACCTGTGAGAAATACACAGTTTCTCCGAAACCGGCCAGTTACTACGACATTTCAGCTACTTTCACAAAGTCTTATAGCCTATGA
- a CDS encoding phage tail assembly chaperone codes for MQVWKTTGKKPQALAEHPEVPDELKYLWEWFQELHSGEALSFSEIHSWALMTRRCLRGWEVDVLRSLDRINRSIYS; via the coding sequence ATTCAGGTATGGAAAACCACAGGCAAAAAACCTCAGGCGCTTGCTGAGCACCCTGAGGTGCCTGATGAGCTGAAGTATCTGTGGGAATGGTTTCAGGAGCTTCACTCAGGTGAAGCGCTTTCTTTTTCAGAGATTCATTCCTGGGCTTTGATGACCCGCAGATGTCTGCGTGGCTGGGAAGTGGATGTTTTGCGGTCGTTAGACCGCATTAACAGGAGCATTTATTCATGA
- a CDS encoding AAA family ATPase, with amino-acid sequence MTEINTLQVAASVRSLSQLEKQAEQTQKATTALTHAFEGLSKPVKTMQSAFADLNRVVTKSQKLTSLQRQLTTAKESTANLTQAVRQLNKTAGQGFGDKMQKEAQTGAAALNSLAQTLAQYKEDALFSDLIPDAMFEKADQLTSAFASLNSQLAQSAGQSGQQGSDGLFSGLIPDQASQQLDGMTQELAAFATDWETLISNVQNKGLDQIVAQSQEIGTNALKDFASDFGKAYGNQLKDELLPEDFMKHISGVDDFFDQLDEGWDYFTSRIQEKGLSGLWDEALDAGAEPFDEMLSSLSSGFKSQIVDTLVPEGLFDEFRQLGSVFSDLGWDGATSFFNGMFTPAEGSQSGSGGSGSGGSDSTLDATRQQYDSQTGLELDLTEQRESQKAQIESQYQQTRLQSASDFFNNIAELAVTSGGKQSKIAKAAAIAQATMKTYESATGAYAALAGIPYVGPALGAAAAAAAVAAGMANIQAIRSANFSGAYDHGGLIPSGKIGLVGEYGPELIAGPATVTSRRATAERSSGTSATASQVSFAPVINISGQTDNSARQTAQQVRSTLQGLMAEFITDQQRSGGMLNQQSEVS; translated from the coding sequence ATGACAGAAATCAACACGCTTCAAGTTGCAGCATCGGTTCGCAGTCTGTCTCAGTTAGAAAAACAGGCGGAACAGACACAAAAGGCAACGACAGCACTCACGCATGCTTTTGAGGGGTTATCCAAACCCGTTAAGACGATGCAATCTGCGTTCGCTGACCTTAACCGTGTTGTGACCAAAAGTCAGAAACTGACATCGCTTCAGCGCCAGTTGACGACTGCAAAAGAGAGTACGGCAAATTTAACCCAGGCTGTCAGACAGCTGAATAAAACCGCCGGGCAGGGCTTCGGCGACAAGATGCAGAAGGAGGCTCAGACCGGGGCAGCGGCATTGAATTCACTGGCGCAGACCCTGGCACAATACAAAGAGGATGCACTGTTTTCGGATCTCATTCCGGATGCGATGTTTGAAAAAGCGGATCAACTGACATCGGCCTTTGCCTCGTTAAATAGCCAGCTGGCTCAGTCCGCCGGTCAATCCGGCCAGCAGGGAAGCGACGGGCTGTTTTCCGGCCTGATTCCCGATCAGGCCAGCCAGCAACTGGATGGCATGACTCAGGAACTGGCGGCGTTTGCAACGGACTGGGAAACGTTGATCAGCAATGTTCAGAACAAAGGGCTGGACCAGATTGTGGCTCAGTCGCAGGAGATTGGCACCAATGCGCTGAAGGATTTTGCATCAGACTTCGGAAAAGCTTATGGCAATCAACTTAAAGATGAGCTGTTACCGGAAGATTTCATGAAACACATTAGCGGTGTGGATGATTTCTTCGATCAACTGGATGAAGGCTGGGATTATTTTACCAGCCGGATTCAGGAAAAAGGGCTGAGCGGTCTGTGGGATGAGGCCCTTGACGCTGGCGCCGAACCATTCGACGAGATGCTGAGCAGCCTGTCTTCCGGCTTTAAAAGCCAGATTGTCGATACCCTGGTGCCGGAAGGCTTGTTTGATGAGTTTCGGCAGTTAGGCAGTGTCTTTTCAGATTTAGGCTGGGATGGCGCCACCTCTTTCTTCAACGGGATGTTTACACCGGCAGAAGGGTCGCAGTCAGGCTCTGGTGGTTCGGGTTCTGGTGGATCAGATAGCACGCTTGATGCAACCCGTCAGCAGTATGACAGCCAAACCGGTCTGGAGCTGGATTTGACCGAGCAACGGGAAAGTCAGAAAGCGCAGATCGAAAGTCAGTACCAGCAGACCCGGCTGCAAAGTGCCTCCGACTTTTTCAATAATATTGCAGAGTTAGCGGTCACTTCCGGCGGAAAACAATCCAAAATTGCCAAAGCGGCTGCTATCGCGCAGGCCACGATGAAAACCTATGAATCGGCCACCGGCGCTTATGCCGCTTTAGCCGGTATTCCTTACGTCGGTCCGGCACTTGGTGCCGCCGCTGCCGCTGCGGCTGTTGCCGCCGGTATGGCAAATATTCAGGCGATTCGCTCGGCAAACTTCTCCGGTGCTTATGATCACGGCGGACTGATTCCTTCCGGCAAGATTGGCCTGGTGGGTGAATACGGACCGGAACTGATTGCCGGCCCGGCGACAGTCACCAGCCGCAGGGCGACCGCTGAGCGTTCGTCCGGTACTTCGGCCACGGCCAGTCAGGTGTCGTTTGCGCCTGTGATTAATATCTCGGGACAGACCGACAACTCCGCCCGGCAGACCGCGCAGCAAGTCCGCAGTACGCTGCAGGGGCTGATGGCCGAATTCATTACTGATCAGCAACGTTCCGGGGGCATGCTGAACCAACAAAGTGAGGTATCCTGA
- a CDS encoding phage tail assembly chaperone → MREMKAFFTRQKANEGVRLPLTLPDGTKTEHFLLIRGIDSDAFREAEAEAKRQAMQLSMIEDEEEKQQAISDRKLSLVATLVLDWSFEQECSPENVTSFLREAPQIADQVDQLAARRALFFDKRLSSSSGSQPANGSSAKSRPVHG, encoded by the coding sequence ATGCGGGAAATGAAAGCATTTTTTACCCGTCAGAAAGCCAATGAAGGCGTGCGCCTGCCTTTAACGCTGCCGGACGGGACAAAAACAGAACATTTCTTACTCATTCGCGGTATTGACTCGGATGCATTTCGTGAAGCGGAAGCAGAAGCGAAGCGTCAGGCGATGCAACTGTCAATGATCGAAGATGAGGAAGAAAAGCAGCAGGCGATTTCGGACAGGAAACTCTCACTGGTGGCGACACTCGTGCTGGACTGGTCATTTGAACAGGAATGTTCCCCGGAAAACGTGACGTCATTTCTGCGCGAGGCGCCGCAAATTGCTGATCAGGTTGATCAGCTTGCTGCGAGACGAGCACTTTTTTTCGACAAAAGGTTGAGCAGCTCTTCAGGTTCGCAGCCAGCGAACGGCAGCTCAGCCAAATCCCGCCCGGTTCACGGGTAA